In the genome of Fulvivirga maritima, one region contains:
- a CDS encoding TonB-dependent receptor yields MRKTATYSLKLTLLAVFAIMQLQIVMAKPGHQVESVKDVFIDLSLNNASLTETFARVEAKTSFKFHYSESNIKTETRFSKKYKKTSVADILTDIAKESSLKFKQVNNVISVNKVTKAEPEEESLEIEMAGDPVTITVVDENGNPLIGVNVSIKGTSQGGTTGVDGTVTINATNGATLMISYIGYVTEEITYGGKSSITVTMQPDVARLDDIVIVGSRNAPRSSTDTPLPVDMLGSEELVSTGQPTFDKALQYRVPSFNTVQTPVNDATSLLDPYEIRNMGPSRTLILINGKRKNLSALLYTQTSPGRGETGADISGIPTDAIKRVEILRDGASAQYGSDAIAGVMNIVLKDDASIGRATLRTGITSEGDGEMIGFAVNNGSQLGENGFLNYTIDLSKVNLANRPGTVDPVGDAADFGADIEEVEEFLALMPDAGNINGSPETTAAKFLVNGGVDLSEQTDLYFNAAYVYKKVNSFANYRTPYWRTLDDYPYLSNFYPNGPNGEYVGYRPTFDGNLNDYNATLGFKTNKNGWMADLSITTGGNKQTYNVRNTHNGNSVLSDPIYYGDLNGNGQVDADEIEPGVELYRENSRISFDPGGTMFSHVVGNIDISKSITDKLGLGFGSEFRTETFTVIEGELASYDGGGSDSFAGNTPENSGKFNRYNFGGYVDLMWDITPDFLINGTARVENYSDFGNAFVWKVSSRYKFLDDKITLRGSISTGFRAPTLHQIYTQKAQYSFVPGQGIQVGGLINNVSPQARLLGVPELDAEKSDNFTIGLGVKPSSNFDITVDYYNIAMEDRIILSTEIGPTADGDTPLDQVLQENNLSDVSFFVNALDTRTSGIDVVANYKNLSLGSGDLSFSLSGNYTIENERDGAVNNPTLVEDANQSVVNDTQEALFFTSRPKTKWILGINYDINRFGFGIYNTYFGKTTFHQQGLPDGLDTEFDPKIVTDISINYNATEKLSVAFNVNNVLNILPEWHFVAGSTEIDADDPSLRTERNLITFNQRYSQMTYDGSHFSQLGTMFNLAISYKF; encoded by the coding sequence ATGAGAAAAACCGCAACCTACTCCTTAAAACTAACCCTCTTAGCTGTATTTGCCATTATGCAGCTGCAGATAGTCATGGCCAAGCCCGGACATCAAGTAGAGAGTGTTAAAGATGTGTTTATTGACTTAAGCCTGAACAATGCTTCGCTTACAGAAACCTTTGCCCGAGTAGAAGCCAAAACGAGTTTTAAGTTTCACTATAGTGAATCTAACATCAAAACTGAGACTCGATTTTCTAAGAAATATAAGAAAACCTCAGTTGCAGACATCTTAACGGACATCGCCAAAGAGTCTAGCCTGAAGTTTAAGCAGGTCAATAACGTTATCAGTGTAAACAAAGTAACCAAGGCTGAGCCAGAGGAAGAATCACTGGAAATAGAAATGGCCGGAGACCCGGTAACCATTACCGTGGTAGATGAAAATGGCAATCCGCTTATTGGGGTAAACGTATCCATAAAAGGCACCTCACAAGGAGGAACTACAGGAGTAGATGGTACGGTAACCATAAATGCGACTAATGGCGCTACGCTTATGATTAGCTACATTGGTTATGTTACCGAAGAGATCACTTACGGCGGCAAATCTTCTATTACCGTAACTATGCAACCTGATGTAGCTCGCCTGGATGATATAGTGATTGTAGGATCTAGAAATGCACCAAGATCATCTACTGACACTCCTTTACCAGTAGACATGCTCGGTTCAGAAGAATTAGTATCTACCGGTCAGCCTACTTTTGACAAGGCCTTACAGTACAGAGTACCTTCTTTTAACACAGTTCAAACTCCGGTAAATGATGCTACTTCGCTATTAGACCCCTATGAAATCAGAAACATGGGACCTAGCCGTACGCTTATCCTGATCAACGGAAAAAGAAAAAACCTAAGTGCATTACTTTATACTCAGACCTCACCAGGTAGAGGTGAAACCGGTGCTGACATATCGGGAATCCCTACTGATGCTATTAAAAGAGTGGAGATTTTGAGAGATGGAGCTTCCGCTCAATATGGTTCTGATGCCATTGCAGGGGTAATGAACATTGTATTAAAAGATGATGCCAGTATCGGTAGAGCTACTTTAAGAACGGGAATCACTTCTGAAGGTGATGGAGAAATGATTGGCTTTGCCGTAAACAACGGTAGCCAGTTAGGCGAAAATGGCTTTCTTAATTATACTATAGACCTCTCTAAAGTGAACCTGGCCAACAGACCCGGAACGGTAGATCCTGTAGGTGATGCCGCTGATTTTGGCGCTGATATAGAAGAGGTTGAAGAGTTTTTAGCCCTAATGCCTGATGCAGGTAACATAAATGGCTCACCAGAAACCACTGCTGCCAAGTTCTTAGTAAACGGTGGAGTGGATCTATCTGAGCAAACAGACTTATATTTCAATGCTGCCTACGTTTACAAAAAGGTAAACAGCTTCGCTAACTACAGAACACCTTACTGGAGAACACTAGATGACTACCCTTACCTTTCTAACTTCTACCCTAATGGCCCTAACGGAGAATATGTAGGCTACAGACCTACTTTTGATGGTAACTTAAATGACTACAATGCCACTTTGGGTTTCAAAACCAATAAAAATGGATGGATGGCTGATTTAAGTATTACCACTGGAGGAAACAAACAAACCTACAACGTAAGAAATACGCATAACGGTAATTCTGTACTTTCAGACCCTATTTATTATGGAGACTTAAATGGAAACGGACAAGTAGACGCCGATGAAATCGAGCCTGGTGTAGAACTATACCGTGAGAACAGTCGCATCTCTTTTGATCCGGGAGGCACCATGTTCTCTCACGTAGTGGGTAACATAGATATTTCTAAATCAATTACTGACAAACTGGGACTTGGTTTCGGATCTGAATTTAGAACAGAGACTTTCACCGTAATAGAAGGTGAACTAGCCTCTTATGATGGTGGTGGTTCAGATTCTTTCGCAGGAAACACGCCAGAAAATTCAGGCAAGTTTAATAGATACAACTTTGGTGGCTACGTAGATTTAATGTGGGACATCACACCTGATTTCCTTATTAATGGTACGGCCAGAGTTGAAAACTACAGTGACTTCGGAAATGCTTTTGTTTGGAAAGTAAGCTCAAGATATAAATTCCTTGATGACAAAATTACTTTGAGAGGATCGATCTCTACCGGCTTCAGAGCTCCTACCCTACACCAAATTTACACTCAGAAAGCACAGTATAGCTTTGTGCCAGGCCAAGGTATACAAGTTGGAGGATTAATCAATAACGTATCTCCACAGGCTCGTTTACTTGGTGTACCTGAGTTAGATGCTGAAAAATCAGACAACTTCACTATTGGTCTTGGCGTGAAACCTTCTTCCAATTTTGATATTACTGTAGATTACTACAATATAGCCATGGAAGACCGAATTATATTAAGTACAGAAATTGGTCCTACAGCAGACGGAGACACCCCTCTTGATCAGGTATTACAAGAAAACAACCTATCTGATGTGAGCTTCTTTGTAAATGCTTTGGATACCAGAACATCTGGTATAGATGTGGTGGCCAACTACAAAAATCTTTCTTTAGGCTCTGGAGACCTTAGCTTCAGCTTATCCGGTAATTATACCATAGAAAACGAAAGAGATGGTGCTGTAAACAATCCTACTCTGGTAGAAGATGCTAATCAATCAGTCGTTAATGATACACAAGAAGCTCTTTTCTTCACTTCCAGACCTAAAACAAAATGGATTTTAGGTATAAACTATGATATTAACAGATTCGGATTTGGCATCTACAATACTTATTTTGGAAAAACAACGTTCCATCAACAAGGCTTACCTGATGGACTAGACACTGAGTTTGATCCTAAAATAGTAACAGATATTTCTATTAACTACAATGCCACTGAAAAGCTATCTGTAGCCTTTAACGTAAATAACGTATTGAACATTCTGCCTGAATGGCACTTTGTGGCCGGCAGCACTGAAATAGATGCGGATGATCCTTCACTAAGAACAGAGAGAAACCTAATCACTTTTAACCAGAGGTACTCTCAAATGACTTATGATGGTTCACACTTCAGCCAGTTAGGTACCATGTTTAATCTCGCTATTTCTTATAAATTTTAA
- a CDS encoding histidine kinase dimerization/phosphoacceptor domain -containing protein, which translates to MRYHLITVILLCIHVSVAIGQNQHLADSFIQVYENQPLELKEKFQVSKKIAHHHPNFSVALEYANTALELANQLEEPLYKAQAYEEISLNQYLLGNRKKSVEYTFEALKIFEELEKTESMASSYAQLAANFLGDNEFKEAINYYKKSIEILKNSDNQLNYTLSILNLGEAFRMAKNYDSAIVYFNKALLLNHAINNSIVKSYSIGNLGMTYAAINKVSMAKSHLTEAIDLCTILGDPYSTSVYMASLADVYEKEGNPQKAEDQLLKALSLAVENGLKEQIRDVNSALADFYEQQGNNKAALVHLKEFHAYEDSLVNKDKIRQIERIRANYEIDKRESEINLLSTINSKQKSLVTTLAISVSVFCIFSILLYRAYQQKKKNNLLLAAQKDEIAQREEEKALLLRELNHRIKNNLQMIASLLNLQGNALAGHPAAAAIDAGRFRVEALSLIHQKLYREDVHTTIDIKDYLKELTLNLCYSYGSELRPQFNITNVSIDIDTAIPLALIVNELVTNALKYAFEGIKNPQLCISLRQTDQLILEITDNGKGIDINIEETPSFGIKLVRSLVNQLNGSFELKKATPQGTHWIISL; encoded by the coding sequence ATGAGATATCATTTAATAACAGTAATACTCTTATGTATTCATGTATCTGTGGCTATTGGTCAAAATCAGCATTTGGCCGATAGCTTCATACAAGTATATGAAAACCAACCTCTTGAGTTAAAGGAGAAATTCCAGGTAAGCAAAAAAATTGCGCATCACCACCCTAATTTTTCGGTAGCCCTGGAGTATGCCAATACAGCGCTTGAACTAGCCAACCAACTCGAAGAGCCATTGTATAAAGCTCAGGCATATGAAGAAATAAGTCTGAACCAATACCTCTTGGGAAATAGAAAAAAATCAGTTGAATACACTTTTGAAGCACTAAAAATATTTGAGGAGTTAGAAAAAACAGAATCCATGGCTTCCTCTTATGCCCAGCTGGCTGCCAACTTTCTGGGAGATAATGAATTCAAGGAGGCAATTAACTATTATAAAAAATCTATTGAAATACTTAAAAACAGCGATAACCAGCTGAACTATACACTAAGTATCCTGAACTTGGGTGAAGCATTTCGCATGGCAAAAAATTATGATAGTGCTATTGTTTATTTCAACAAGGCCTTATTACTCAATCATGCTATAAACAACTCTATTGTAAAGAGCTATTCCATTGGCAATTTGGGCATGACCTACGCGGCAATTAATAAAGTATCTATGGCCAAGTCTCACCTGACAGAAGCTATAGACCTTTGTACCATACTCGGAGACCCATATTCTACTTCGGTATACATGGCCAGCCTGGCAGATGTTTATGAAAAAGAAGGCAACCCTCAAAAAGCTGAAGATCAATTACTGAAGGCACTAAGCCTGGCTGTAGAAAACGGTTTAAAAGAACAGATCAGAGATGTAAACAGTGCTTTGGCCGATTTTTATGAACAACAGGGCAACAACAAAGCAGCACTCGTCCATCTTAAAGAATTTCACGCCTATGAAGACAGCCTGGTAAATAAAGATAAAATCAGGCAGATAGAACGTATTAGAGCGAATTATGAAATAGACAAACGAGAATCTGAAATCAACTTATTGAGCACCATTAACTCTAAACAAAAGAGCCTCGTAACCACTTTGGCTATTAGCGTTTCAGTTTTTTGTATTTTCTCGATTTTACTTTACCGGGCTTATCAGCAAAAGAAGAAAAACAATCTGCTGCTGGCAGCTCAAAAGGACGAGATAGCCCAAAGAGAAGAAGAAAAGGCCCTATTGTTAAGAGAGCTCAATCATCGTATTAAAAATAACTTACAGATGATAGCCAGCTTACTCAACCTGCAAGGTAATGCACTTGCCGGCCATCCTGCCGCAGCAGCCATAGATGCCGGTAGATTCAGAGTAGAAGCCCTTTCTCTTATCCACCAGAAGCTATATAGGGAAGATGTACACACTACCATAGACATTAAGGATTATCTAAAAGAGCTTACTCTCAATCTGTGTTATAGCTATGGATCGGAGCTACGGCCTCAATTCAACATTACCAATGTATCAATAGACATAGACACAGCCATACCACTAGCTCTTATAGTGAATGAACTGGTAACAAATGCTTTGAAATATGCTTTTGAAGGCATTAAAAACCCGCAATTGTGCATTTCATTAAGACAAACGGATCAACTCATATTAGAAATAACTGATAACGGTAAAGGCATTGATATCAACATTGAAGAGACTCCTTCCTTTGGAATTAAGCTGGTAAGGTCACTTGTCAACCAACTAAACGGTTCATTTGAGCTTAAAAAAGCCACTCCGCAAGGCACACATTGGATAATAAGTCTATAA
- a CDS encoding LytR/AlgR family response regulator transcription factor: MLLNPKLKILVVEDESLLAEDIKLRLTKMGYEVAAIAHSADQALEALEQNPLIDLAILDIILKGKIDGIELADMINNDYHIPFIFLTSHADKALVDRAKAVKPYAYMLKPFNDREIAITMEIALANYSNHAPQQELISGNGEFTTDDNQIFHINEKLFLKKENHFQKVNLKDIIFLEADNNYTSIHTLDERFIYSIVLKKMIEKLPPQQFIRVHRGYVVNIDAVNGFEGNTLFVGNKKVPVSKPYRDSVFKIFNIL, encoded by the coding sequence ATGCTTCTGAACCCCAAACTAAAAATACTAGTAGTTGAAGATGAGTCCCTTCTGGCTGAGGACATAAAACTCAGGCTCACCAAAATGGGCTATGAAGTAGCAGCTATAGCGCATAGCGCCGATCAGGCTCTTGAAGCTTTAGAGCAAAATCCTCTTATCGACCTGGCCATACTAGATATCATTCTTAAAGGTAAAATAGATGGCATAGAGCTGGCTGACATGATTAACAATGATTATCACATCCCCTTCATTTTTCTCACCTCTCATGCCGATAAGGCCTTGGTAGACCGTGCTAAAGCAGTAAAGCCTTACGCTTATATGCTAAAACCTTTTAATGATAGAGAAATAGCCATTACAATGGAAATAGCCCTGGCCAATTACTCTAATCACGCTCCTCAGCAGGAATTAATTAGTGGAAATGGTGAATTCACAACTGATGATAATCAGATTTTTCACATCAATGAAAAGCTGTTTTTAAAAAAGGAAAATCACTTCCAAAAAGTTAACCTCAAGGATATCATTTTTTTGGAAGCTGATAATAATTATACTAGTATTCACACCTTAGACGAAAGATTTATCTATTCTATAGTACTCAAAAAGATGATAGAAAAACTACCTCCTCAGCAGTTCATCAGAGTACATAGAGGCTACGTAGTTAACATAGATGCTGTAAATGGATTTGAGGGAAACACCTTGTTTGTAGGCAATAAAAAAGTACCTGTAAGCAAGCCATACAGAGATTCTGTTTTTAAAATCTTTAATATATTGTAG
- a CDS encoding DUF6940 family protein produces the protein MSEISFKKDQTNSALAVTYTIESEQRRLSFKEVINLLMHSSDFRGQLTQTMRASGFGAYFWEVKPITKSRLDQAFEFAVVQSSSLKEIRMDPEPFQEHFDDDSLILSFPNLRGDAHLVVPNKINPKADYAHLAAFLNTADSLQIDQFWKQVGETYCRLINDQPMWLSTAGLGVSWLHMRIDQRPKYYRYTSYKSL, from the coding sequence ATGTCTGAAATCTCCTTTAAAAAAGATCAAACCAATTCAGCCTTGGCTGTTACTTATACAATAGAAAGTGAGCAGAGAAGACTTTCCTTTAAAGAGGTCATCAATTTATTGATGCATTCTTCTGATTTCAGAGGACAATTAACTCAAACTATGCGAGCTTCAGGGTTCGGAGCATACTTTTGGGAAGTCAAGCCAATTACAAAATCCCGACTTGATCAAGCGTTTGAATTCGCTGTGGTGCAGTCCAGTAGTCTTAAGGAAATAAGGATGGATCCTGAGCCTTTTCAGGAGCATTTTGATGATGACTCCTTAATTCTTTCTTTTCCTAATCTTCGGGGCGATGCTCATCTGGTGGTGCCAAATAAGATAAATCCAAAGGCTGATTATGCTCATTTGGCAGCATTTCTAAACACTGCTGATAGTTTACAGATAGATCAATTTTGGAAGCAGGTGGGAGAAACATATTGTCGATTAATCAATGATCAGCCGATGTGGTTAAGTACTGCAGGGCTAGGCGTATCATGGCTGCATATGAGAATAGATCAGAGGCCTAAATACTATAGATACACGTCCTACAAATCTTTATAA
- a CDS encoding threonine/serine exporter family protein — protein sequence MGYFFFEKGIWFGSAAIGFAILFNVPVRTLRYIFIIGALGGLLKTLLLWLGINVIVSSLGGATLAGYMGVFAAHDKHAPPMVFSIPSVIPMVPGVFAYRMMLGLIKLSIIPDENYEKVLSETISNGLNATFILLSLALGVAIPLLVTRKESVKKAK from the coding sequence ATTGGATACTTTTTTTTTGAAAAAGGCATATGGTTTGGGTCTGCAGCGATTGGTTTTGCTATTCTATTTAACGTACCGGTAAGGACTTTACGATATATCTTTATCATTGGAGCCTTAGGCGGTCTTTTAAAAACTTTACTTTTATGGTTAGGTATAAATGTGATAGTCTCCAGCTTGGGAGGGGCTACCCTGGCAGGGTATATGGGGGTGTTTGCTGCTCATGATAAGCATGCGCCTCCAATGGTTTTTTCTATTCCTTCGGTTATACCTATGGTACCCGGGGTTTTTGCTTACAGGATGATGTTAGGACTGATAAAACTATCCATAATTCCTGATGAAAACTATGAGAAAGTGCTTTCAGAAACTATTAGTAATGGTCTCAATGCCACTTTTATACTTCTTTCATTAGCATTAGGAGTAGCTATTCCTCTTCTGGTTACCAGAAAGGAGTCCGTAAAAAAGGCAAAATAG
- a CDS encoding threonine/serine ThrE exporter family protein has translation MAENHSKTELKELGQTLLRIGAHLMSAGANIQRIRKTVERVAGAFGCTIDLLITNRALMITISDDEVTHFHSGLKRTLPHGVNFRVVSGISRMSWCVVDNNWTIDDVNAEIDRLIALPHYPRLLILGVVSLAGASFCRLFGGTHIDMLVAFGATFLGLFVRQESMKQNFNAYLCIFFAAFTSSLIASICVKFSAEVHDQALNACVLYLIPGVPFINSFSDLIHGNIMNGIVKSVHGLIIAFAIAMGLMLAMQICQLLVL, from the coding sequence ATGGCTGAAAATCATTCAAAAACGGAGTTAAAAGAGCTTGGCCAAACACTCTTACGTATCGGGGCTCATCTAATGAGTGCGGGGGCCAATATTCAGCGTATCAGAAAAACTGTAGAACGCGTCGCAGGAGCCTTTGGTTGTACTATTGACCTGCTCATCACTAATAGGGCATTAATGATCACCATCAGTGATGACGAGGTAACCCATTTTCACAGTGGATTAAAACGAACCTTACCCCACGGAGTAAATTTTAGAGTAGTTTCCGGGATCAGCCGCATGAGCTGGTGCGTGGTAGATAATAACTGGACTATAGACGATGTAAATGCGGAAATAGACAGGTTAATAGCACTGCCTCATTATCCGAGATTACTCATATTAGGTGTGGTAAGCCTTGCGGGTGCTTCCTTTTGCAGATTATTCGGAGGTACCCACATAGATATGTTGGTGGCATTTGGAGCTACCTTCCTGGGGCTTTTTGTTCGGCAAGAATCCATGAAACAGAATTTTAATGCTTATTTGTGCATATTTTTTGCAGCTTTTACATCATCTCTCATAGCTAGTATATGTGTGAAATTTAGTGCTGAAGTACATGATCAGGCTCTTAATGCCTGTGTGCTTTACCTAATACCCGGAGTGCCTTTTATAAACTCTTTTTCTGATCTTATCCATGGTAATATTATGAATGGAATAGTGAAAAGTGTGCACGGTTTAATTATAGCATTTGCCATTGCTATGGGCTTAATGCTGGCTATGCAAATTTGTCAACTGTTAGTACTATGA
- a CDS encoding DUF6263 family protein gives MKYLIIFILFTSYSPIKKYDLELNLKEGATYSQSYLSQVLIKQTIENTEQIIKMDIEGGMNFHVKKKLNSSYSIVCVYNKLKMTIQSPMGEITFSSTGDDEGIMTAILKSMIDKEFTLELQKNGKISKIENLDNIFTNALDAFPELTEPQKQQILAQLKKAYGEKAFKGNMEMTFAVFPDKKVGMGDSWENSIKLESGMSGVLKNNFTLAETNDENIIIKGNSTLTTEDKDAYVKVNGYDTRYKLSGTMTSEYKLDPDTYWIIAGSIKQDISGEVEIKDMPDKPDGFIIPMTMTSEMTIGL, from the coding sequence ATGAAATACCTCATCATATTTATTCTATTTACCTCCTATTCTCCTATAAAAAAATACGACTTAGAACTAAACCTAAAAGAAGGAGCTACTTACTCTCAAAGCTATTTATCTCAAGTACTTATCAAACAAACCATTGAGAATACCGAGCAAATTATTAAAATGGACATAGAAGGAGGCATGAACTTTCATGTAAAGAAGAAGCTAAATAGCAGCTACTCCATAGTTTGCGTATATAATAAGCTAAAAATGACTATTCAATCTCCTATGGGCGAAATAACCTTCTCTTCAACTGGTGATGATGAGGGTATAATGACTGCCATTTTAAAAAGTATGATAGATAAAGAGTTCACCTTGGAGCTACAGAAAAATGGCAAAATTTCAAAAATCGAAAATTTGGATAATATATTCACCAACGCATTAGACGCCTTTCCTGAACTAACAGAACCTCAAAAGCAGCAAATACTTGCTCAATTAAAAAAAGCTTATGGAGAAAAGGCATTTAAGGGCAATATGGAAATGACATTTGCTGTTTTTCCTGATAAAAAAGTAGGCATGGGGGATAGTTGGGAAAACTCCATAAAGCTTGAATCTGGCATGTCAGGCGTACTTAAAAATAATTTTACCCTCGCTGAAACCAACGATGAAAACATCATAATTAAAGGAAATTCCACACTCACTACTGAAGATAAAGATGCCTATGTGAAAGTGAATGGTTATGACACCAGGTATAAATTATCCGGCACCATGACCTCAGAATACAAATTAGACCCTGATACCTATTGGATTATCGCTGGTAGCATAAAACAAGACATTTCTGGTGAGGTAGAAATTAAAGATATGCCTGATAAGCCAGACGGTTTCATTATTCCTATGACCATGACTTCGGAAATGACGATAGGACTGTAA
- a CDS encoding DUF6169 family protein: MTEELNLPCLYKVYRNLEANTYFFSTNTKAEYEILFIDGREIFSFTPLENSEIFNIIINKTKAGTGRRDPEIAKTIEAVLEHFFINKNRILIYTCDSADSRHISRNRLFNKWFINSSLKKALEKLDYHFTLQDPIYYTSMIFHKDHQLGRVTVIQTFKEVTKVLSDSK, translated from the coding sequence ATGACCGAGGAATTAAACTTACCATGCCTTTATAAGGTATATCGTAACCTCGAAGCCAACACTTACTTTTTTAGCACTAATACAAAGGCAGAATACGAAATACTGTTCATAGATGGACGTGAAATATTTTCATTTACTCCACTTGAAAACTCAGAGATCTTCAATATTATTATTAACAAAACTAAAGCAGGAACAGGTAGGCGAGATCCAGAAATAGCAAAAACTATTGAAGCTGTTCTAGAACATTTTTTCATCAACAAAAATCGCATTCTAATTTACACTTGCGACTCTGCAGACTCCAGACACATCTCAAGGAACAGACTTTTTAATAAGTGGTTTATAAACAGTTCCTTAAAAAAAGCCTTAGAAAAATTAGATTATCACTTTACTCTTCAAGATCCTATATACTATACAAGTATGATTTTTCATAAAGATCACCAATTAGGTAGAGTAACAGTTATTCAAACATTCAAGGAAGTTACTAAGGTATTATCTGACTCTAAATAA